The Emcibacter nanhaiensis genome contains the following window.
GCCGACTATGACCCCCATGTGGGGACCGCGGTGCGGGAAAGCCAGGAAGCAGCCGTCCCGGAGGACATGTGGCCGCTGTTCGAATCTCTCGCCGCCATTCCGATTCTGTGCCTGCACGGCGCCATGAGCGATATCCTGTCCGCCGAGACCGTGAAAAAAATGAGCGACCTTCATCCGACCTTCACCGGCGTCACCATTGCCCACCGCGGCCATACACCAGACCTGCGTGAAGATCAGAGCGTTACAGCCATTAGGGATTTTCTCGGAAAAATTGACGGCTAGAACAAGCCGAACTGGCCCTTGTCGTCCTCTTCCCGGCCGGTAGCCGGTTCCCGGCAGGCGGGGCCATCATGGCGGGCGCTGTTGACATAGGGCGACACCCGGTAATAGTCGAGCCGGTCTTCCAGAGCCGTCGACAGTTTGTCGAAGATATGCCGGTCCGGCGGATCGGACGGCCGGAGCCACAGGTCATAGTCATCGGGATGAGGCATCACCGGCATACGGTCATGAATGTCGCGGATTTTCCCCGTGGCCGGTTTGGTGACGATACTGACGCTTTCCAGCCAGTCGTCCCCATGCGGCCCCATCCAGATTTCCCAGATCCCGGCAAAGGCAAAAGGCTCGTGGTCGGGCAGACAGATGTGATAGGGCACCGGCGAGGCTTTGACCGACGCCTTGCTGCGTTTCCATTCGTAAAAGCCATCCGCCGGCACCAGGCAGCGGCGGCGGCGGAACGGACTGCGAAATGACGGCTTGTCGGCAATGGTCTCGCTGCGGGCGTTGATCAGCGGCTTGCCCTTCTGCAGTTCCCTGGCCCAGTTCGGTACCAGGCCCCAGCGCATCAGCGCCACTTCCTTGGGTGGCAGGGGCGCATCGGGCAAAATCGCCTGGTCCTTGTCCGATCCCGAAAGCCGGATCACCGGGATCGGCTGCAGGGGAGCAATATTGAAGCGGGAGGGCACCCGGGGTTCACCGGCCGGGGTCTTGTCGGTAAGCCCCATATACTCGAGGAATTTCTTATAGGCTTCGCTGGCCAGCGAATATCTTCCGCACATGAATAATCCCCGTATTTATCCTTGCCAAACAGTCGATTATTTCCAATAGTCCCAACATACAGGAGACGTAAAGAATGAAAAGGGATTATCCGGACCGGCCATTTGTGGCCGTCGGTGTCGTTGTGTTCAGGGATGACAGCGTATTGCTGATCAAACGCGGCAAGCCGCCGAAGCTGGGCCAGTGGTCAATCCCCGGCGGAGGCCAGGATGTAGGGGAAACCCTGCCGGAAACCGCTGCCCGGGAAGTCCTCGAGGAAACCGGCATTTCATTCGCGAACCTGCAACTGGTCGACGCCCTGGACCTGATCGACCGCGACGATAAAGGTCATGTCCGGCACCACTACACCCTGATCGACTATACTGCCGACTATGCGGGCGGCGAGCTTTGCCCCGGCGATGACGCCGCGGATGCCAGATGGGTTCCCCTTGCCGAGCTTGATCGCTATAACCTGTGGGATGACACCACAGACATCATCGAAAAAGCCAAAAGAATTGCCGGACAGTAAGAGGACTTCAGATGGAAAATTCACCGGAACAGAAAAGCAGCTACAAATGGTTCATCCCGGTTCCGACCCGCTGGATGGACAATGATATTTTCGGCCATGTGAACAATGTGAACTATTATTCCTATTTCGACACCATCGCCAACAGCTTCCTGATCCGCGAAGGCGGATTTGACATTCATAATGCCGAGGTGATCGGCTATGTGGTTCATTCCCAGTGCAATTACCTCAAGGGCATTGCCTTCCCCGACCAGCTCAGCGGTGGTTTCCGGGTCCTGAAAATCGGCAACAGCTCGGTCACCTATGGCATCGGCATCTTCCGGGGCGACGAAGAGACGGCCAGCGCCCACGGCACCTTCACCCATGTGTTTGTCAATCGGGAGAGCGAACGCCCGAGCCCGATTCCGGCCCCGATCCGCGCCGCCCTGGAACGGGTCCTGGCGGAGGCGGCGGAATGACGGAAACGTCGAAATCACAGAGATTTCTCGGCTCCCTCAAGGTTCATTTGCGCCTGATCGGCATCGCCACCCTGTTCGGGCTCACCGCCTATGGCGTCATCCACCTGATGATCTGGCTGTTCAAACTTGTCAATTTAATGTAGTTTCCTGTTCATGTATCCATCCTTCAAGAAATTCGCCGGCATTATGGCCATTCTGATTGGCCTCGCCATATACGCGCTTGTGGTCACACGCCTTATTGAGGCCTTTTTCGCCGAACATATTGTGCTCCAGTTGATCTGTTATTTGATTGCAGGTATCGTCTGGATATTTCCTGCATACTGGGTGCTTAAGAAGACCAGCACATAAAACAGGGGAAGTTATGTCAAAAGTTCTTAATCTATTTCTCGTGATCAGTGGCTTATTCCTTGCCGGCTGCGCCAGTAGCGGCCAGGGTGACGAACCTGTGGACGGCAGCAAATACCGCCAGGACCAGGACGGCACCAACTATGCCAATACCTATGACGAAAAGAGCATCATGAATGCCGCCTCCGACTTTCTTGGCGGCGGTTCCGAGGCCTTGGCCAAATTGATTGAAAAAGCCTTCAAGGACCACGGCCGCCCCAACGCCTATATCATCGGCACCGAAGGCAGCGGCGCGCTGGTGGTCGGCCTACGCTATGGCGACGGCACCCTGTCCCACAAGGTGGAAGGCGACAGCCGCATCTACTGGACCGGCCCCTCCATCGGATTGGATGTGGGCGGCAACGCCTCGCGGGTGTTTGCCCTGGTTTATAACCTTTACGACGTCCAGGAAGTCTACCAGCGCTTCCCCGCCATTGAAGGCAGCTTTTATTATATCGGCGGCCTGGGCATGAACTACCAGCAGCGCGGCGATATCATTATCGCGCCGATCCGTGTCGGTGTCGGACTACGCGCCGGAGCCAACCTGGGGTACATGAACATGACCAAGGACCGGACCTGGCTTCCGTTCTAGGAATAATCTTCACAGGAGGGCCATCAGGCCCTCCGCCGTCAACCTCAGCCCCACCACGAACAGAACCCCATAGAAAAAGATGTAAAACATCCGGTCGGAGGCATGATAGTGCAGCCAGCCGCCAAGCCAGATGCCGAGCGGCGCCAGCGGCAGCAGGATCAAAGAGGTTGTCAGATTGCCGAGGGTCAGTTGTCCGAGCCAGGTATAGGGGATCAGCTTGGTGTAGTTGACCACGGTAAAGAACACCACCGAAGTGCCCACCAGCAGGGTCTTATCCAGTTTCAGAGGCAGCAGGTACAGCGCCACCGGCGGCCCGCCGGCATGGGCGACGAAACTGGTGAAGCCGGACAGCATGCCGAAAAAGCCGCCCTTGGCGGCATTGTGCGGTTTGGCGACCAAATCCCGCTTGCGTACCTTGCCGTACCAGAAATTGAGCACGAAATAGAGCGCCATCACGCCAACCATCAGGCGCATCATGTCCACATTCATCAGATGGAAGGTTGCCGTGCCGATGCCGATGCCGAGCAGAGCCCCGGGGATCATGGACTTCAAGGCTTCCGTGTCCCAGATCTTGCGGAACTGCCACAGCGCCAGCAGGTCCATGATGCACAGGATCGGCAACATGATCGCCGCCGCCTGACGCGGATCGATCAACAGCGACATCAGCGGCACGGTTATACTGCCCAGCCCGCTGGCGAAACCGCCTTTGGACACCCCAGTCATCAAGACCAGCGGTGCGGCGAGGGCGAAAAACCACAGGCTGTCGACCATTCCCCGGGACTTACCCGGTTATCTTGTGGAATTCGAAAGTTTCGTGATCGGACAGGGTCGGCTGGAATTTATAGCCGTCCATATCAAACTCTTTCAGCTTTG
Protein-coding sequences here:
- a CDS encoding DUF2842 domain-containing protein is translated as MYPSFKKFAGIMAILIGLAIYALVVTRLIEAFFAEHIVLQLICYLIAGIVWIFPAYWVLKKTST
- a CDS encoding SOS response-associated peptidase, which codes for MCGRYSLASEAYKKFLEYMGLTDKTPAGEPRVPSRFNIAPLQPIPVIRLSGSDKDQAILPDAPLPPKEVALMRWGLVPNWARELQKGKPLINARSETIADKPSFRSPFRRRRCLVPADGFYEWKRSKASVKASPVPYHICLPDHEPFAFAGIWEIWMGPHGDDWLESVSIVTKPATGKIRDIHDRMPVMPHPDDYDLWLRPSDPPDRHIFDKLSTALEDRLDYYRVSPYVNSARHDGPACREPATGREEDDKGQFGLF
- a CDS encoding sulfite exporter TauE/SafE family protein, with translation MVDSLWFFALAAPLVLMTGVSKGGFASGLGSITVPLMSLLIDPRQAAAIMLPILCIMDLLALWQFRKIWDTEALKSMIPGALLGIGIGTATFHLMNVDMMRLMVGVMALYFVLNFWYGKVRKRDLVAKPHNAAKGGFFGMLSGFTSFVAHAGGPPVALYLLPLKLDKTLLVGTSVVFFTVVNYTKLIPYTWLGQLTLGNLTTSLILLPLAPLGIWLGGWLHYHASDRMFYIFFYGVLFVVGLRLTAEGLMALL
- a CDS encoding DUF1134 domain-containing protein, with product MSKVLNLFLVISGLFLAGCASSGQGDEPVDGSKYRQDQDGTNYANTYDEKSIMNAASDFLGGGSEALAKLIEKAFKDHGRPNAYIIGTEGSGALVVGLRYGDGTLSHKVEGDSRIYWTGPSIGLDVGGNASRVFALVYNLYDVQEVYQRFPAIEGSFYYIGGLGMNYQQRGDIIIAPIRVGVGLRAGANLGYMNMTKDRTWLPF
- a CDS encoding NUDIX hydrolase, which encodes MKRDYPDRPFVAVGVVVFRDDSVLLIKRGKPPKLGQWSIPGGGQDVGETLPETAAREVLEETGISFANLQLVDALDLIDRDDKGHVRHHYTLIDYTADYAGGELCPGDDAADARWVPLAELDRYNLWDDTTDIIEKAKRIAGQ
- a CDS encoding acyl-CoA thioesterase codes for the protein MENSPEQKSSYKWFIPVPTRWMDNDIFGHVNNVNYYSYFDTIANSFLIREGGFDIHNAEVIGYVVHSQCNYLKGIAFPDQLSGGFRVLKIGNSSVTYGIGIFRGDEETASAHGTFTHVFVNRESERPSPIPAPIRAALERVLAEAAE